One Elusimicrobiota bacterium DNA window includes the following coding sequences:
- a CDS encoding phosphopantothenoylcysteine decarboxylase has product MKPTFLITSGPTREFIDPVRFISNSSSGKMGEAIAREAVKKAQQVIVISGPSQARFSAKIKCIPVVSSREMFEKTKKYFSKADIIIGAAAVSDYRPKNYKKQKIKKNNSFLNFNLVKNPDILSCLGKIKGKKVLVGFALETHNILNSAKKKLKTKNLDFIVANSLKSIGSDKTTAWLIDKCGIMYKVENNKNILARRIIDESIRIWKNNKTC; this is encoded by the coding sequence ATGAAACCAACATTTTTAATAACCTCAGGCCCTACCCGAGAATTTATTGACCCGGTAAGATTTATCTCTAATTCCTCTTCAGGCAAGATGGGCGAAGCTATTGCAAGAGAAGCTGTTAAAAAAGCACAACAAGTTATAGTCATTAGCGGCCCTTCGCAGGCAAGATTTTCTGCAAAAATAAAATGTATCCCGGTTGTATCGTCCCGGGAAATGTTTGAAAAAACAAAAAAATATTTTTCTAAAGCAGATATAATAATCGGTGCAGCCGCAGTTTCCGATTATAGGCCCAAAAACTATAAAAAACAAAAAATCAAAAAGAATAATAGTTTTTTAAATTTTAATCTAGTTAAAAATCCCGATATTTTAAGTTGTTTGGGAAAGATAAAGGGAAAAAAAGTTCTTGTTGGATTTGCTTTGGAAACTCATAATATTTTAAATTCTGCTAAGAAAAAGCTTAAAACAAAGAATCTGGACTTTATTGTCGCAAATTCGTTGAAATCTATTGGAAGCGACAAAACAACCGCGTGGCTAATAGATAAATGCGGAATAATGTATAAAGTAGAAAACAATAAAAATATATTGGCAAGAAGGATAATTGATGAATCAATCAGAATTTGGAAAAATAATAAAACTTGCTAA
- a CDS encoding uracil-DNA glycosylase, whose amino-acid sequence MNQSEFGKIIKLAKTAIEEELWGNKEILMEKKAVSIQNSCSKEEKNKGDSSDVLDAYKSEISACKKCHLGKTRIKFVFGEGNPNSKLMFIGEGPGFDEDHLGRPFVGRAGQLLTKIIESMGLKREDVYIANIVKCHPMKDPSDSEKRGNDRAPTPEEIAECLPYLQKQIEIISPKIICALGSHASKTLLSTEETIGVLRGKFRYYNGTLLMPTYHPAALLRNPSLKKDVWEDMKLIMAELKKV is encoded by the coding sequence ATGAATCAATCAGAATTTGGAAAAATAATAAAACTTGCTAAAACAGCTATTGAAGAAGAACTTTGGGGGAACAAGGAAATATTAATGGAAAAGAAAGCCGTATCAATTCAAAATTCCTGCTCAAAGGAAGAAAAAAATAAAGGGGATTCTTCTGATGTGTTAGATGCTTATAAAAGCGAAATTTCGGCGTGCAAAAAGTGTCATTTAGGCAAAACAAGAATAAAATTTGTTTTTGGGGAGGGTAATCCTAACTCAAAACTAATGTTCATCGGTGAAGGCCCCGGATTTGATGAAGACCATCTCGGAAGGCCTTTTGTTGGAAGAGCCGGCCAGCTTTTAACCAAGATTATAGAGTCAATGGGATTAAAAAGAGAAGATGTTTATATAGCAAACATAGTTAAATGTCACCCGATGAAAGATCCTAGCGATTCTGAAAAAAGAGGCAACGACAGGGCCCCAACTCCTGAAGAAATAGCCGAATGCCTGCCTTATCTGCAAAAGCAGATAGAAATTATTAGCCCCAAAATAATATGCGCTCTTGGAAGCCACGCTTCAAAAACTTTATTGTCTACAGAAGAAACAATAGGAGTTCTTAGAGGAAAGTTCAGATATTATAACGGCACACTTTTAATGCCTACATATCATCCCGCGGCGCTATTGAGGAATCCTTCGTTAAAAAAAGATGTCTGGGAAGATATGAAGTTAATTATGGCCGAGTTAAAAAAAGTTTAA
- a CDS encoding cyclic nucleotide-binding domain-containing protein, which produces MNKPSLLKSVFIFEEIEDNLLNELSKQLKEVAFKSGDIVFKENDRADSFFIVDSGRVTISKQLGKEKEKILIVFTPGNVFGEMAFFSDSPRTATAKASMDSKLWK; this is translated from the coding sequence ATGAACAAACCATCTCTTTTAAAATCAGTTTTTATTTTTGAAGAAATTGAAGACAATTTGTTAAACGAGCTGTCAAAACAATTAAAAGAGGTTGCATTTAAATCGGGAGATATTGTTTTTAAAGAAAACGATCGGGCTGATTCTTTTTTTATCGTAGATTCAGGACGGGTAACCATATCTAAACAGCTTGGAAAAGAAAAAGAAAAAATACTGATTGTTTTCACTCCGGGCAATGTTTTTGGAGAAATGGCATTTTTTTCTGATTCTCCAAGAACTGCTACTGCTAAGGCTAGTATGGATTCTAAGCTTTGGAAATAA
- a CDS encoding type IV pilus twitching motility protein PilT: MVMINILKTAVQKGASDVHMVIGRPPMVRIRGSVTSLDDFPVLTKDSSKDLIYSILTDFQKSKFEESMELDCSFSLQGVSRFRVNVLQQKNGVEAVLRVISSRIPTPEEIDLNPVILQFAELPRGLVLVTGPTGSGKSTTLACLINIINQKRHEHILTIEDPIEYVYEGLNCIVRQREVGEQTKSFHSALRTALRQDPDIVLIGEMRDLETISAALTIAETGHLAFATLHTTDAAQTVDRIIDVFPPHQQQQVRVQLSTTLKVVVSQTLLPKSDGFGRVAAREIMVVTPAISNLIREGKTHQIYSAIETGGKFGMISLDRALLELVEGNLISKEDAIAKAQNPEYVRSGGRTA, encoded by the coding sequence ATGGTTATGATAAATATTTTGAAAACGGCAGTCCAAAAAGGGGCTTCCGACGTTCATATGGTTATTGGGCGCCCTCCCATGGTTAGAATTAGAGGATCTGTTACTTCTTTAGATGATTTTCCTGTCTTGACTAAAGACTCTTCAAAAGACCTTATCTATTCCATTTTAACCGATTTTCAAAAATCTAAATTTGAAGAAAGCATGGAACTAGACTGTTCTTTTTCTTTGCAGGGAGTATCCCGATTTAGAGTAAATGTGCTTCAACAAAAGAATGGGGTTGAAGCCGTATTGAGAGTTATTTCATCCAGAATACCAACTCCTGAAGAAATTGATTTAAACCCGGTTATACTGCAGTTTGCCGAATTGCCTCGAGGTCTTGTACTAGTCACCGGTCCTACGGGTTCGGGGAAATCAACTACTCTTGCCTGTTTGATAAATATAATTAATCAGAAACGGCATGAACATATACTTACAATTGAAGATCCGATAGAATATGTTTATGAAGGATTAAACTGTATCGTGAGGCAGAGAGAAGTGGGGGAACAGACAAAAAGTTTTCATAGTGCTTTAAGAACGGCTCTCAGGCAGGATCCTGACATTGTTTTAATAGGAGAAATGCGTGACCTTGAAACAATCTCTGCGGCTTTAACTATAGCTGAAACTGGCCATCTTGCATTTGCAACCTTGCATACGACAGATGCAGCCCAGACAGTGGACAGGATAATTGACGTGTTTCCGCCTCACCAGCAGCAGCAGGTAAGGGTTCAGCTTTCAACGACTTTAAAGGTCGTTGTGTCACAAACTCTTTTGCCCAAATCGGATGGTTTTGGCCGCGTGGCAGCCCGTGAAATTATGGTTGTTACCCCAGCGATATCTAATCTTATACGAGAAGGAAAAACTCATCAGATTTATTCGGCTATAGAAACTGGCGGAAAGTTTGGCATGATAAGTTTAGACAGAGCATTATTAGAACTTGTAGAAGGAAATTTGATTTCAAAGGAAGATGCCATAGCAAAAGCTCAAAATCCGGAATATGTAAGAAGCGGCGGCCGGACGGCATAG
- the gmk gene encoding guanylate kinase yields MQKKGLIIVLSAPSGAGKTTICNLLIKKSKNIKGSVSYTTRTPRKGEKNGVDYFFVNKKTFKRMIFNKEFIEWALVHDNYYGTPKRYLEKAINSGKDIALDIDVQGGLNIKKLYPNAVLVFIMTPTMKVLDKRIKTRKKDSETEIKKRLANAKKELHCMNRYDYLLINDKLSQALRNLEKIVYSEHNRISNIAIQKFN; encoded by the coding sequence ATGCAAAAAAAAGGACTAATTATCGTATTGTCTGCCCCTTCAGGCGCCGGAAAAACTACTATCTGCAATCTTTTAATTAAAAAATCAAAAAACATTAAGGGTTCAGTTTCTTACACCACACGGACACCGAGAAAAGGCGAAAAAAACGGGGTAGATTACTTTTTTGTAAATAAAAAAACATTCAAAAGGATGATTTTTAATAAAGAATTTATTGAATGGGCTCTTGTTCATGATAATTACTACGGAACACCGAAAAGATATCTTGAAAAAGCAATAAATTCAGGGAAAGATATTGCTCTGGATATAGATGTTCAAGGCGGGCTCAATATTAAAAAACTCTATCCCAATGCTGTGCTTGTCTTCATAATGACTCCAACTATGAAAGTTTTGGATAAACGAATAAAGACGCGCAAGAAAGATTCAGAAACAGAGATAAAGAAAAGGCTTGCCAATGCAAAAAAAGAACTGCATTGTATGAATAGATATGATTATCTTTTGATAAATGACAAACTTTCTCAGGCTCTCCGCAATTTGGAAAAGATAGTCTATTCGGAACATAATAGAATATCAAACATCGCGATACAGAAGTTTAATTAA